The genome window NNNNNNNNNNNNNNNNNNNNNNNNNNNNNNNNCTATTTTTCATGACGTCCGGATTACTAGAGACATTTAAAGTCTCTAATTTTTTTAAATCTTTAGCGCATATTTCATCGTCAATCGGACATTCTTTCTTCAAAATTTTCTTAATTTTATCGTCAGAACGATTGTATCCTACGGATTCATATTTTTTGTTCTTTGCAATAGCACAAAGCAACGGCAAGCCAACATAACCTAAACCANNNNNNNNNNNNNNNNNNNNNNNNNNNNNNNNNNNNNNNNNNNNNNNNNNNNNNNNNNNNNNNNNNNNNNNNNNNNNNNNNNNNNNNNNNNNNNNNNNNNNNNNNNNNNATATAAGCATAATTTAAAAGTTTAAAAGTGAAGTTAGCCCTTTAGCTAACTTCACTTTTGTCTGATACTTCACTTTTAGTGACATTAGCTGATTCAAAAGATGCCATTTCATTTAGGAATCTAACAGCAGATTCAATAATTGGATATGCAACAGCTGCTCCTGTTCCTTCTCCTAATCTCATTCCTATATCAAGTAATGGATCAGCTCCTAAATGTTCAAGCATTATTTTATGACCACGTTCACCTGATTTATGAGTAAATATACAGTATTCAAGTATGTTTGTATTCATCTTGGCAGCTGTTAATAATGCTGATGTGGTAATAAAACCGTCTATCAATAAAATCATGTCTAATTCAGCTGCCTGGAGCATAGCGCCTGTCATCATTGCTATCTCAAAGCCGCCGAAGGTTTGTAAAACTACAAATGGATCTTTGTCTACAAGATTATTGTTAGACAAAGCCTGTTGAAGAATTTCTCTTTTTTTTCTAACTTTCTCATCATCTAAACCTGTACCGCGACCTGTACATTTTTTAATTGGTATTCCACAAAGTAGGCTTAGTAACATAGTTGCAGGTGAAGTATTGCCTATACCCATTTCTCCAAAGCCAACAATGTTGCAGCCTTCTTTATTTATTGTTTTAACTATATCTGCACCTTTAGATAATGCTTCAATACATTGCTCTTTTGTCATTGCAGGACCATTAAGGAAACTATTAGTTCCATTTGCAACTTTTACATTTATCAGGTTTGGATGGGGATCAAAGTCGGATTTTACCCCTGCATCTATAACTTTTATGTCTATTCCATGTTGTTTTGTGAATATGTTGATACCAGCTCCACCGTTTAAGAAGTTAAGAACCATCTGGTAAGTTACTTCTTGAGGATATAAGCTGACACCTTCTGTAGCGATACCATGATCTCCTGCAAATACTAACATAATCGGTTTTTTTAGTTCAGGAGTTAGGGTATTTTGTATACATCCTATCTGTAATGCCAATTCTTCTAGTCTGCCTAAAGCTCCTAGCGGTTTAGTTTTATTATCAATTTTATGTTGTAACTTGGCATGTAATTCTTCTGATACGGGTTTAATATCAAAATTTATCATCTTTAAGTCTCCTTTATTATAGTTGTAAAAATTAGTTATATAAAAAGTATAAAGACAGGAATTTATATCAGGATTCCTGCCCTAAGTCTTAATATTATTCATACTCAATCTCCTTTCTTGTGCTCGCAAGAGTAAGAGCTTCATACAAATTGGTATCCTGGCTTAGATTCATTGAATCAATACAGTTGCGACACAGCTACGGCTTTTCACCTGTATTTCCCAAATTGTATTTATGTGCAATAAGTTTTGATAAATTTATCTTATTTATATTATTTTAAAAAGTCAATATAAAATACTGAGAGAGATTGTGTATTTGGAGGAAGATTTGCTTTATTTTTACTAGTACTTTGACACAATAATTTATCTCCCTAGACTTATGGGACATTCTACTAGATATTATGAATGATAATTATTTGTCTTACAAAATTTTTAGATGATGAATTATATAGGATTAATATTAATATTTTTTAAGGGACTTAAATGCTTTTGACAAGGAAGATAAATTAACTTTTAAAAATTTAAAGTCAATTTTATTGAAAATTGACTTTTATTATTAATAACTAGTAATATAAAAACAAATTCAATAAGTACAAATTGGGAAATTCGGTGTAAATCCGAAGCTGTGCCGCAACTGTATTGATTCAATGAATCTAAGCCAGGATACCAATTTGTATGAAGCTCTTACTCTTGCGGAGCACAAGAAAGGGGATTACAAGATGAATAATAAATTACCTTAGTAACAGGATCAAGTATTTGCTCCTGTTTTTGGCGTTTTAAGGTAGGAAATAAAGTATTTTGAGGGTTATTATAATTTTGGGAGAGCGAATATGCTAAAAAATTGTTTTTTATGTAATTTCCATAGGGGAATTCAAACAGCATTTATTTTACTTGTATTAGTTATTTTAGCGGCACCAAACCAAGTTTTTGCAGAAGAAATACAACTTCAATCACAAGAAGTTGCAGTTCCTTATGAATCTATAGCTTTTTCTGGTGAAAAGACTTTAGAACTAGATAAAACCAAAATTAATCCTGAAACAGAAGGGGCAATAAAGGAAGTACAAGACTTGAAAGGTACAATTCAGGCAGTAGAAGAACAACCCAGTCGACTAAAGGGTTGGTTGACTGCACCACATATGACTGGAAATATGGGAGGTCTACGCTCCAGATTAGAACAGCAGGGGGTTTCTTATAATGTTCTATATTATAATGATAACTTTAAAAAAGGTTATGGTGGATTAAATCATCAAAGTGGAATCAGATACCATGGACTAGTTGATATGTCAGCTTCTTTAAATACTGAAAAAGCAGGTTTATGGCATGGTGGTACTTTCTTTATTCAAGCACATAGTAAGCACGGACATACTTTAACCCAAAATATTCTTGGAGATCTTCAGTATTATGATAATACTGATTTACCTAGAACTAATCTTCTCAGTCAATATTGGTACGAACAGAGCTTAATTGATAATCACTTAAAAGTAAAATTAGGTAAGCAAAACGCCTGTTATGATTTTGTTATGTTACCATCTGCCCTAAATATGCTTAATGTTTCACAATCTCTGATTCCTACAGTACCAATTCCAGCATTTCCTAATCCTGGACTAGGTGCAGTAGTAACTGTAAATCCAACAAATAATATTTCTCTTAGAACTGGCATGTTTGATGGTAAGCCTAATGCTGAACATCGTAGCTTTAAGACTACATTTGATGGCAAAGACGGTGCTGTAATGATTGGTGAAGCCAGAATAACTCCATCAATAAAAGGCCATCCAGGTACTTACTTAGCTGGTTATTGGTATCATAACGGCAATATTGATGAAGTCTCTCCTGATACTACTTCATCAAGAAAATTCGCTAGTAGTTATGGCGGCTATGCATCTTTTGAACAAATGCTGTTTAAAGAAAACAGTTATAACGATGGTCAAGGATTTTTGGTAAGCGGCCAACTTGGATGGGCTCCAAATGACAGAAAAATAGTTTCCAGATATTATGGTGCCAGTTTACAATATAAAGGCTTAATCCCTAAACGAAACCAGGATAAAGCAGGTGTAGGCATGTCAATGGCAAAATTAAGCAGTAGAAAGAAAGCTATAGACGGCAGTACTAAAGAAACATCAATGGAATTATTTTATACTGCACAAATAACACCATGGCTTGCTATACAACCTGATATGCAATTTGTACTTAATCCTGGTGGTAAGGGCAAAGATGCAATGGTATTTGGTTTAAGAACATTAATTAATTTTTAGTTTGCCAATTAAAGGGATTCTTTCCATAGTTCAAGAAATAATATACCTGTATCAGTTTTATAAATAGCGAGCACGAAATAATAAGAAAATACTTTAATTGAAGGTAAAAGTAATGAAAGCGTTAGTTTTAGAGGATATCCGACTATTAAAAATTAAAGATATTCAAATTCCAAAACCTAAAGAGGATCAAGTTTTGCTAAAAGTATCTACCTGCTCATTATGTAGAACTGATGCAAAAATGTATCAGCAAGGTCAACGAGACTTGGTTTTACCAAGGGTCTTGGGTCATGAAATTTGTGGGCAAATACAAGAAACCGGAGAAAAATTCATAGTCTGGCCAGGTAATTCCTGCGGAAATTGTGAAATGTGTAAGACAGGACAAGAAAATCTATGCGATCAAATGCAAGTGCTTGGATTTCACTGTGATGGTGGCCTTGCTGAATTTGTTTCTGTATCTAAAGAATCTCTTTTTCCTGTTCCGACAGGTCTATCAGAAGACGTTGCCTGTATGGCTGAATTGCTGGCATGTGGGATTAATGCTGTAGAGCAGTCCGAAATTTCTGCGGGTCAGCCAGTCTTAATATATGGTGGCGGTGCTGCTGGATTGCTCTTAGCGTTAGCTGTATATGAAAAAGGTGCTAAGCCATATATCATCGAAAAAAATATAAATAAGTTACAACGTAGTCACGATTTTCGACTATCTATAGGAATAAAAGATGTTGCAAGCAACAATGTGCAATTTGATGTGGTAATTAATGCAACATCATCCATTGAAGCTTTAATAGACGGAATATCAAGAACTAAGAAAGGAGGAATATACTGTATATTTAGCGGTTTTACCGGTGATAATCATATTCCTTCAAGGTTGATTAATGAAGTCCATTATAGACAACTGCAATTGGTCGGCGCTTATGGATGTACTAGTATTCAAATGAATACATCACTGGAGATTCTTGCTAGATATCAGGATTTGGTCAGACTATTAATTGAAGAAAAAATTGAACTTAAGCAGGTGCCAGAGGCATTAGAGAAAATCCTGTCAGGTCAGGTATTTAAGTTTATAGTTGAGTTTAAGTAATATAAGGAGAGTATGGATGTCTGAAGAAAAATTACGTGAGTTTGGTCGATTGATTTGTAATATTGCAGCTGGAAAATTCATGACCAGAGAAGAAGCCTGTGATGCTTATAGACAGGTTATCTTAAATGAACAGCCAGAATTGCAGCAAGGTGCTCTTCTTATGGCACATATTGCAAGAGGTCCATCAACAGAAGAACTATCAGGGGCATGGGATGCACTTGATATGTATGACACAGCTAAATTTGAAGCTAATATATCAGGCACTATATGTGACATTGTTGGGACTGGCTCAGATGCTTTAAAAACAGTTAATTGCTCCAGTCCTGCTTCAATTATTGCAGCGGCATGTGGAGTACCTGTTGCTAAAAAAGGTGCTAAAAAGGTTACTGGTGTTTCAGGAGCCACTGAAATTTTTCAAATATTAGGTATTGATATAGATACACCCGTTATGAAGTCAAAAGAATCTTTAGAAAAAGTTGGTTTTTGTTATCTTCCAGGTGAAGCATTCTTAAAATCAGGTTGGGCTCGTTTAATACAATCCATGCGTTTTACTTCTGCATTTAATATTATTGGTCCATTAACAAGACCTTGTGTTAATACAAGCAGTATTGTAATTGGGGCTTATGCTCCTCATATTTGTGATCAGCTAATTGCTGTTTTAAAAGAAATTGGAATGAAAACAGCAGTTGCCCCATATGGCTGGGCTTATGATATAGACAAAAATCAAGGCATGGATGAATTCTCAAATATTGGTCCAACAAGAGTTGTTGAATTAAAAGATTCAAAAATTGAAATTTATGAAGTAACTCCTGAAGATTTTGGAGTAAAAACTGTAAAATATGATGATATCGCTACTCGAAATTCAGCTCAAGATAATGCTAAAGTGATACTCGAAGTATTATCAGGACAATATGACACTCCTATAGCAGATTTATTCTGTATGAATGCCGGTGCTGCTCTTTATGTTGCTGGTTTTGCTAAAAATTATCAACAAGGTACAGAAATGGCAAAAGCAGTTTTAGCAAGTGGTAAAGCTTATGAAAAGCTGGAACAAATAAGAGAATTTCATAAAGCTAATCATACAGTTTGAAATTAATTGTAGATAAATTCTTAATAATCTTATTATCTATGCACAATTTTGGTATAATTATTTATACATTTTGTTAGCAGATAATAGAAATAATTGTAAAAATGTCCAAAAACTTTACGCTGGATCAATTAATAATGACAGGGGTCGACCATAAGCGTTGCCCTATAGAAATTAGAGAAAAAGTTTCTTTTACTCATATTAATATTGATGCAGCTTATGCAAAGCTTAAACAGGATAACACCATACAAGAGGCTGTTATCCTGTCTACTTGTAATAG of Candidatus Melainabacteria bacterium RIFOXYA2_FULL_32_9 contains these proteins:
- a CDS encoding nicotinate-nucleotide--dimethylbenzimidazole phosphoribosyltransferase encodes the protein MINFDIKPVSEELHAKLQHKIDNKTKPLGALGRLEELALQIGCIQNTLTPELKKPIMLVFAGDHGIATEGVSLYPQEVTYQMVLNFLNGGAGINIFTKQHGIDIKVIDAGVKSDFDPHPNLINVKVANGTNSFLNGPAMTKEQCIEALSKGADIVKTINKEGCNIVGFGEMGIGNTSPATMLLSLLCGIPIKKCTGRGTGLDDEKVRKKREILQQALSNNNLVDKDPFVVLQTFGGFEIAMMTGAMLQAAELDMILLIDGFITTSALLTAAKMNTNILEYCIFTHKSGERGHKIMLEHLGADPLLDIGMRLGEGTGAAVAYPIIESAVRFLNEMASFESANVTKSEVSDKSEVS
- a CDS encoding anthranilate phosphoribosyltransferase, producing the protein MSEEKLREFGRLICNIAAGKFMTREEACDAYRQVILNEQPELQQGALLMAHIARGPSTEELSGAWDALDMYDTAKFEANISGTICDIVGTGSDALKTVNCSSPASIIAAACGVPVAKKGAKKVTGVSGATEIFQILGIDIDTPVMKSKESLEKVGFCYLPGEAFLKSGWARLIQSMRFTSAFNIIGPLTRPCVNTSSIVIGAYAPHICDQLIAVLKEIGMKTAVAPYGWAYDIDKNQGMDEFSNIGPTRVVELKDSKIEIYEVTPEDFGVKTVKYDDIATRNSAQDNAKVILEVLSGQYDTPIADLFCMNAGAALYVAGFAKNYQQGTEMAKAVLASGKAYEKLEQIREFHKANHTV